From the genome of Candidatus Electrothrix communis, one region includes:
- a CDS encoding TonB-dependent receptor has product MKNDYLLAALLLLTTFLAVPPALADNNTRREDKFLKEWYIEDEQVETATRSPKPMAQVAENVTIVTAEEIEAMHAHTLAEILNRQSGVFVNFFGQDFLGDSTLRLIGTGRHHVLLLLDGVRLNLNSTGSALTHFIPLGIIKRIEIIKGAASSTWGSALGGVVNIITKDVGKNNRPTGNVDVSYGEWNSRDVSADVAGKVKALGYYLYAGNIDSEGLRLDRYAERNSLYGKIQLQLPRSSRLTFTAGYSDPFNKSLNWEDAWGIADLNIYEDIEHQNIWGTLFFDTEITQNLSLHLSGQHFNNTFAIERYSLGIGLGGPQGDLIFGEEWADEINSFIGRLTWARESFTANLGFESSRSEMNYASRSGSFFEGPSLTEDEPVAEDRHGLYANLTYVKGNFSITPGLRYDDHSNSEESVNPSLGLTYLLCPATLFRGSIAKGFSAPYLAASSHSPDLQPENTWTYQAGIETGRIPSLHLKGTIFHQDIEDAWELTVPWINTGTSRLNGFEFEAKTASYFDLSLTGNFTYIKGKNKITESNTWVDDETSTGNLILTYYNTAYGLRAELASHYYRMNDLVTNEKPEHGTFLWEVLIAKNFDVLSRSGEIYLKGHNIFNGEQYFDVDYPNPERWLEAGLALKF; this is encoded by the coding sequence ATGAAAAATGATTACCTGCTCGCTGCCTTATTGCTCCTCACAACCTTTCTTGCAGTCCCACCTGCTCTGGCTGATAATAACACGCGTCGGGAAGACAAATTCCTGAAGGAGTGGTATATTGAAGATGAACAGGTTGAAACGGCTACCCGCTCTCCCAAACCCATGGCTCAGGTGGCGGAAAATGTAACCATCGTTACCGCCGAAGAGATTGAGGCCATGCATGCCCATACCCTGGCAGAGATTCTCAACCGGCAGTCCGGGGTATTTGTCAATTTCTTTGGTCAGGATTTCCTTGGAGACTCAACTCTCCGTCTTATAGGAACTGGCCGGCACCATGTGTTACTGCTTCTTGACGGGGTGCGTTTAAACCTTAATTCAACTGGTAGCGCCTTAACTCATTTTATCCCTCTAGGTATTATCAAACGTATTGAAATCATCAAGGGGGCCGCCTCATCTACTTGGGGCTCTGCCCTGGGTGGCGTGGTCAATATTATCACCAAGGATGTTGGTAAAAACAATAGACCAACCGGAAATGTTGATGTCAGTTATGGTGAATGGAACAGTCGTGATGTTTCAGCCGATGTGGCTGGAAAGGTGAAAGCCCTTGGCTATTATCTCTATGCTGGTAATATTGATTCGGAGGGTCTACGCCTTGATCGCTACGCTGAAAGAAACTCCTTATACGGCAAAATACAGCTCCAATTGCCCCGCAGTTCGCGTCTGACTTTCACCGCTGGCTACAGTGATCCTTTCAATAAAAGTCTTAACTGGGAGGATGCCTGGGGGATTGCTGATCTTAATATCTATGAAGATATTGAGCATCAAAATATCTGGGGTACACTGTTTTTTGACACTGAAATAACACAAAATCTCTCCCTCCATCTTTCCGGTCAACATTTTAATAATACTTTTGCAATTGAAAGGTATTCCTTGGGGATTGGGCTGGGTGGACCCCAGGGTGACCTGATCTTTGGAGAAGAATGGGCGGATGAGATTAACTCCTTTATTGGTCGACTCACCTGGGCAAGAGAATCTTTTACCGCCAACCTCGGTTTTGAGTCAAGCCGTAGCGAAATGAACTATGCAAGCCGATCAGGATCCTTCTTTGAAGGACCGTCATTAACAGAAGATGAACCGGTAGCAGAGGATCGGCACGGCCTATACGCTAATCTCACATACGTTAAAGGCAATTTCTCCATTACCCCTGGCTTACGCTATGACGACCACTCCAATTCAGAGGAATCGGTAAATCCTTCCTTGGGCCTTACCTATCTGCTTTGCCCCGCTACCCTGTTCAGGGGCTCTATTGCCAAGGGGTTTTCAGCCCCTTATCTGGCTGCCTCTTCTCACTCCCCAGACCTTCAACCAGAAAATACCTGGACCTACCAAGCCGGAATAGAAACCGGTCGTATTCCCTCTCTTCACCTTAAGGGGACGATCTTTCATCAAGATATTGAAGATGCCTGGGAGTTGACTGTACCATGGATCAATACCGGCACCTCCCGTCTCAATGGTTTTGAGTTTGAGGCAAAAACTGCTTCCTACTTTGATTTAAGCCTGACCGGCAATTTTACCTATATTAAAGGGAAAAACAAAATAACTGAGAGCAACACCTGGGTTGATGATGAGACCTCTACCGGCAACCTCATTCTTACCTACTATAACACTGCATATGGCTTGAGGGCAGAACTTGCCAGCCACTATTACAGGATGAATGATCTCGTAACCAATGAAAAGCCCGAACATGGTACTTTTCTCTGGGAGGTTCTCATTGCAAAAAACTTTGATGTCTTATCCCGCAGTGGTGAAATTTACCTGAAAGGGCATAATATCTTTAACGGGGAGCAATACTTTGATGTAGACTATCCCAACCCAGAACGATGGCTGGAAGCAGGGCTTGCTCTTAAATTTTAA
- the gptM gene encoding geopeptide radical SAM maturase: MYFTPYLTVHRHHSIPDQVLLFSTKTGALVLLPEEDFTALQNGETENDYIEPLTDMGFLVEDVEAEHRDVAQYMEDINRHNPNLTLALILGMECNFGCRYCFEGKQKGKKTMDDRTADQLISFIKERFKPGKKKLILQIYGGEPLLYTKRIIYLAKRLKPFIEERGAKFVFDLISNGSLLTEQVVDELNEWGLDGVKVTIDGPPENHNQFRPFKSGAGSFDVIAGNLKKVCTKTKIRLGGNYTSETYRNFATVLDLLSQKGITPDKVERVNFNIVMQVRDKITSNEFVGGCATINEPWLRDAALHVRKEVLQKGYPIGELGPEPCAVEMDDAFTIHYNGSLYKCVCWVGHEQYKIGDIWQGVTENVQESHHLFHWQREEKCQKCKYLPLCFGGCRYMAYQRDGHMGQVDCRKPFLDATLETMLLQDLQYLHGQISECSPG; this comes from the coding sequence ATGTATTTCACCCCCTACCTCACCGTCCACCGACATCACTCCATCCCGGATCAAGTCCTTCTTTTTTCCACCAAGACCGGCGCACTTGTCCTGTTGCCGGAAGAGGATTTTACAGCCCTGCAAAACGGGGAGACTGAAAACGACTATATTGAACCCCTCACCGACATGGGCTTTCTTGTAGAAGACGTGGAGGCAGAACACCGGGACGTTGCACAATATATGGAGGATATTAACCGCCATAACCCCAATCTGACCCTGGCACTTATCCTGGGAATGGAATGTAACTTCGGTTGCCGCTACTGTTTTGAGGGGAAACAGAAGGGGAAGAAGACGATGGATGATCGGACGGCAGATCAGCTCATCTCCTTTATCAAAGAGCGTTTCAAGCCCGGTAAGAAAAAGCTGATCTTACAAATCTACGGTGGCGAGCCACTCCTCTATACAAAAAGGATTATCTACCTGGCGAAGCGTTTGAAACCGTTTATTGAGGAAAGGGGAGCGAAATTTGTCTTTGATCTGATCTCCAATGGTTCCCTGCTCACGGAACAAGTGGTGGATGAGCTGAATGAATGGGGCTTGGACGGTGTCAAGGTGACCATCGACGGACCACCGGAGAACCATAATCAGTTCAGGCCGTTCAAATCAGGTGCCGGGAGTTTTGATGTTATTGCAGGGAACCTCAAAAAGGTATGCACCAAGACAAAAATTCGCCTGGGCGGTAACTACACCAGTGAAACATACCGGAATTTTGCAACGGTCCTTGACCTGCTTTCCCAGAAAGGCATTACCCCGGATAAGGTTGAACGGGTAAACTTTAATATTGTCATGCAGGTCCGTGATAAAATTACCAGCAATGAATTCGTGGGAGGTTGCGCCACCATCAATGAACCGTGGCTGCGCGATGCCGCTCTCCATGTTCGTAAGGAGGTTTTGCAAAAGGGCTATCCCATCGGAGAACTCGGCCCGGAACCCTGTGCCGTTGAGATGGATGATGCCTTTACCATTCATTACAACGGTAGCCTCTATAAATGCGTTTGCTGGGTGGGTCACGAACAGTATAAAATAGGCGATATCTGGCAGGGTGTTACCGAAAACGTCCAGGAGTCCCACCATCTCTTTCACTGGCAACGGGAAGAAAAATGTCAAAAATGCAAATACCTGCCTCTCTGCTTCGGAGGCTGCCGCTATATGGCCTATCAACGCGACGGTCATATGGGGCAGGTGGATTGCCGGAAACCCTTTCTCGATGCCACCCTGGAAACCATGCTCTTGCAGGATCTCCAGTATCTCCACGGGCAAATAAGCGAGTGCTCACCCGGCTAG
- a CDS encoding DUF615 domain-containing protein codes for MNLSRSEQKRRVKQVEKLVVELVALPAGLLGTLPVDEEVQQLLQEVSGLKGGSRKRQIKYITKRLRDTSTEELYAFLAKRKGTELHKKKQFHELEYLRDILIEEAIAARREAKAEHLDLTEDWSSAVVEDIAVELPSVDQHELHRLAFFFAMGRNRQHSREIFRLLQAAQEKELMARKMQQENL; via the coding sequence ATGAATCTGAGTAGATCTGAGCAAAAGCGTAGGGTAAAGCAGGTAGAAAAATTGGTCGTAGAGTTGGTTGCTTTGCCCGCTGGCCTGTTGGGGACATTGCCTGTGGACGAGGAGGTTCAGCAGTTGCTTCAGGAAGTGTCTGGCCTGAAAGGCGGGTCGAGAAAGCGGCAAATTAAGTACATTACCAAGCGTCTTCGAGATACTTCGACTGAGGAACTCTATGCCTTTTTGGCAAAACGTAAGGGAACAGAGCTTCATAAGAAAAAACAGTTCCATGAGTTGGAATATCTCCGGGACATCTTGATTGAGGAGGCCATTGCAGCTCGGCGCGAGGCAAAGGCGGAGCATCTGGATTTGACAGAGGACTGGTCATCCGCTGTAGTGGAAGATATTGCTGTCGAGTTACCCTCTGTGGACCAGCATGAATTGCATCGGTTGGCCTTTTTCTTTGCTATGGGCCGGAACAGGCAGCATAGCCGTGAGATTTTTCGTCTCCTTCAAGCTGCTCAGGAGAAAGAGTTGATGGCGAGAAAGATGCAGCAAGAGAATTTATGA
- the coaBC gene encoding bifunctional phosphopantothenoylcysteine decarboxylase/phosphopantothenate--cysteine ligase CoaBC produces MHSTMQGRKILFGVTGSIAAFKAAGWVSSLAKEEARVTVMMTESATRFVTPLTFGALSGNQVYTDMFSTEAEEVMAHITLSSDADAILIAPATAQTLARLAHGMADNLLAAAVLAAAAPVVVCPAMNAKMLAHPATQRNLATLRELGYIIVEPECGSLACGEVGSGRLAEWDPVRETLLALFVEQDLAGENVLITAGPTREALDPARYLSNRSSGKMGYALARTARRRGAEVTLISGPTNFPAPPGVTMVSVQTAAEMAEAVREHADHASIIIKAAAVADFKPKNVASLKIKKTGADLRLELEPNQDILATLGRERRADQVLVGFAAESNNHEAEGRRKLQTKKADLIVVNDILGKQSGFDVDTNQVTLITRDDAEQLALLSKVETANCILNKVIELGKVGKG; encoded by the coding sequence ATGCATTCAACCATGCAGGGCCGAAAAATTCTTTTCGGTGTGACCGGCTCGATAGCTGCTTTTAAAGCAGCTGGTTGGGTGAGTTCGCTTGCCAAAGAAGAGGCGCGAGTGACGGTCATGATGACGGAATCCGCCACTCGCTTTGTTACTCCCCTTACCTTTGGCGCGCTTTCCGGTAACCAGGTCTACACTGATATGTTTAGTACCGAGGCAGAGGAGGTGATGGCCCATATCACCTTGTCCAGTGATGCTGACGCGATCCTGATCGCCCCGGCAACAGCCCAGACTCTCGCTCGGTTAGCGCACGGTATGGCCGACAACCTGCTTGCCGCAGCTGTTCTTGCCGCTGCTGCACCGGTGGTTGTCTGTCCTGCAATGAATGCTAAAATGCTTGCCCATCCGGCCACGCAACGCAATCTTGCCACCTTGCGGGAGCTGGGTTATATCATTGTGGAGCCGGAATGCGGTTCGTTGGCCTGCGGGGAAGTCGGCTCAGGACGTTTGGCGGAATGGGACCCGGTTCGCGAGACCTTGCTGGCGCTTTTTGTTGAGCAGGATTTGGCTGGTGAAAATGTTTTGATTACAGCAGGTCCGACCAGAGAAGCATTAGATCCGGCCCGCTATTTGAGCAATCGTTCCAGCGGGAAAATGGGCTATGCCCTTGCTCGAACGGCAAGGCGGCGGGGAGCGGAAGTGACGCTGATTTCCGGCCCGACAAATTTTCCCGCTCCTCCTGGAGTAACTATGGTCTCGGTGCAGACAGCCGCAGAAATGGCGGAAGCAGTCAGAGAGCATGCTGATCATGCCAGTATAATTATTAAAGCGGCGGCTGTGGCTGATTTTAAACCGAAAAATGTTGCTTCGCTGAAGATCAAAAAAACAGGCGCTGATCTCCGGCTTGAGTTGGAGCCGAATCAGGATATTCTGGCCACTTTGGGCAGAGAGAGGAGGGCGGATCAGGTGTTGGTCGGATTTGCTGCAGAAAGCAATAACCATGAGGCTGAAGGACGGCGTAAGTTACAAACCAAAAAGGCCGATTTGATAGTGGTCAATGATATTCTTGGAAAACAAAGCGGCTTTGATGTGGATACCAATCAGGTTACTTTGATCACTCGGGATGACGCGGAGCAATTGGCTCTCCTGTCCAAGGTAGAAACCGCAAACTGTATCTTGAACAAAGTTATTGAGTTAGGGAAGGTGGGGAAAGGATGA
- a CDS encoding nitroreductase encodes MNGHKNMEQYIQEIIKERRSIREFSEKPVEQELLHKIISAGIWAPSGLNNQPWRFVTIQDDSISVRLAALTHYSHIVEAAPALIAVYLDQEKMYDSVKDHQAAGACIQNMLLAAHELELGAVWLGQILKNKQQVNDVLQLSDQYDLMAIVALGYPLHRNQQSRRLPLADFILHEFGGTAP; translated from the coding sequence ATGAACGGCCATAAAAATATGGAACAATATATTCAAGAAATAATTAAAGAGCGACGCAGTATTCGTGAATTCAGCGAAAAACCGGTAGAGCAAGAACTGCTCCATAAAATTATTTCTGCCGGTATCTGGGCGCCGTCGGGATTAAACAATCAGCCTTGGCGGTTTGTCACAATTCAGGATGATAGCATTTCAGTCCGCCTTGCCGCTCTGACCCATTACAGTCATATTGTTGAGGCGGCTCCCGCGCTTATTGCTGTTTACCTTGATCAGGAAAAGATGTATGATTCCGTCAAGGATCATCAGGCTGCAGGAGCATGTATTCAGAACATGCTGCTTGCCGCGCACGAACTGGAGCTCGGTGCGGTTTGGCTCGGTCAGATTCTTAAAAATAAGCAGCAGGTCAATGACGTTCTGCAGCTCAGCGATCAATATGACCTTATGGCTATTGTAGCTTTAGGGTATCCGTTACACAGAAACCAGCAATCCCGAAGATTACCGCTGGCAGATTTTATCTTACACGAATTTGGAGGAACCGCCCCATGA
- a CDS encoding TatD family hydrolase produces MKQTSQPPALSLGYGLIDSHCHLDMETSQDAIDDIIGSAKQCHVHTIITIGIDLASSQRAVELAHTYPGVYASVGIHPHSAEEGDDAVYQQLKELATSKKMVAYGEIGLDYAKQYAPVERQRLEFTRQLKIAKELELPIIIHDREAHEDTVHIIKEQGPFPASGVMHCFSGNMAFAHQVLDLGLYISIPGIVTFKNASDLQKVAREIPLDRMLLETDGPFLAPVPFRGKRNRPEYLLYTAAMVAELRGISIDEIARQTSRNTKQLFTLPGQGDEQ; encoded by the coding sequence ATGAAACAAACATCGCAACCACCTGCCCTTTCACTGGGATACGGACTCATCGACTCACATTGTCATCTTGACATGGAAACCAGTCAGGATGCCATTGACGATATTATTGGCTCCGCCAAGCAATGCCATGTACATACAATCATCACCATCGGTATTGATCTTGCCAGCTCACAACGGGCTGTGGAATTAGCTCATACCTATCCCGGTGTTTATGCCTCTGTCGGTATCCACCCGCACAGCGCAGAAGAGGGAGATGATGCTGTTTATCAACAGCTAAAGGAACTGGCGACCTCAAAAAAAATGGTGGCCTACGGAGAAATCGGTCTTGACTACGCCAAACAATACGCGCCAGTGGAGCGCCAGCGCTTGGAGTTTACACGACAGCTTAAGATTGCCAAGGAGCTGGAGTTACCGATCATTATTCATGACCGCGAGGCCCATGAAGACACTGTACACATCATCAAGGAGCAAGGGCCATTCCCGGCAAGTGGCGTAATGCATTGTTTTTCCGGTAACATGGCCTTTGCCCATCAGGTACTCGACCTGGGCCTATATATTTCTATACCCGGTATTGTTACTTTTAAAAATGCCTCGGACCTTCAAAAGGTCGCCCGGGAGATCCCCCTGGATCGCATGCTCCTTGAAACAGACGGACCTTTCCTTGCCCCGGTTCCTTTTCGCGGCAAACGCAATCGCCCTGAATATCTCCTGTATACGGCTGCGATGGTGGCAGAGTTGAGAGGCATTTCAATTGACGAAATCGCTCGCCAAACCTCACGCAATACCAAACAGCTTTTCACCTTACCTGGTCAAGGTGACGAGCAATGA
- a CDS encoding YggS family pyridoxal phosphate-dependent enzyme — protein sequence MICTNLEQIRSVIRETAIGCGRDPQEIKLVAVSKRMPVEMVSEAHQCDQMLFGENYLQDAEKKIRLSPPSLRWHFIGHVQSNKAKMAAELFQMIETIDRLKIARSLDHHAGVLQKKLDVLVQVNVGREPQKSGILPEDAGDLLRAMQPLTNLRLRGLMTMPPYGHEAEASRPWFQALKKLSVELAGENCFYDNKAVELSMGMSGDFNVAIEEGATLVRLGTAIFGERPL from the coding sequence ATGATCTGTACCAATCTGGAGCAGATTCGTTCTGTTATTCGAGAAACAGCCATAGGCTGCGGGAGAGATCCCCAGGAAATCAAACTTGTTGCGGTCTCGAAACGGATGCCTGTCGAGATGGTCTCTGAAGCCCATCAATGCGACCAAATGCTGTTTGGGGAAAATTACCTTCAGGATGCCGAGAAAAAAATCCGCCTATCGCCCCCTTCCCTGCGCTGGCATTTTATCGGGCATGTACAAAGTAATAAAGCAAAAATGGCTGCTGAACTGTTTCAGATGATAGAGACGATTGATCGATTAAAAATTGCTCGCTCTCTGGATCACCATGCAGGCGTATTACAAAAAAAACTTGATGTTTTGGTGCAGGTGAATGTGGGGAGAGAACCGCAAAAATCCGGGATCCTCCCTGAAGATGCAGGAGATCTCCTCCGAGCCATGCAGCCCCTGACAAACCTACGGTTGCGTGGATTGATGACCATGCCTCCCTACGGACATGAGGCCGAAGCAAGCCGACCTTGGTTTCAGGCCTTGAAAAAATTATCTGTAGAGCTTGCAGGCGAGAACTGTTTTTATGATAATAAGGCTGTTGAGCTTTCTATGGGCATGTCAGGCGACTTCAACGTCGCCATTGAGGAGGGAGCAACCTTGGTCCGCCTAGGCACGGCGATCTTCGGTGAAAGGCCTCTGTAG
- a CDS encoding UDP-glucose/GDP-mannose dehydrogenase family protein, which yields MKIAMIGTGYVGLVTGTCFAEFGHHVTCVDKLEEKIKTLKEGNIPIYEPGLDSMVAKNVAEGRLRFTTDLADAVPDAEAVFIAVGTPTSRRGDGYADLTYIYAAAKEVAEHLEGYTVIVDKSTVPVGTARQVARIISETNPAADFDVASNPEFLREGAAIADFMRPDRVVIGIESERSEQVLREIYQPLYLRDTPIVSTTIETAELTKYAANAFLAVKISFINEIAAVCEAVDANVTDLAKGIGMDGRIGSKFLHPGPGYGGSCFPKDTLALMRLVQEYGESLRIVEAAVEVNAAQKARMVKKIRDALGGSEAGKTLAVLGLTFKPETDDMRDAPALTILPALLEKGATVRAHDPKGMEEAKKYLPEGVEYSSDAYNACEGADAVVLMTEWNQYRALDFERLKKGMKTPIFIDLRNVYDPTSLKNLGFSYVGVGRK from the coding sequence ATGAAGATAGCAATGATTGGGACAGGTTACGTTGGATTAGTGACCGGAACCTGTTTTGCCGAATTTGGCCATCACGTTACCTGTGTAGACAAACTTGAGGAGAAAATAAAAACCCTCAAGGAGGGAAATATCCCTATCTATGAACCCGGCCTGGACTCCATGGTGGCAAAAAATGTTGCGGAGGGACGCCTCCGATTTACCACGGATTTAGCAGATGCTGTCCCTGATGCAGAGGCAGTTTTTATCGCTGTGGGCACCCCGACCTCACGAAGAGGTGACGGATACGCCGACCTGACCTATATATACGCTGCCGCCAAGGAAGTGGCTGAGCACCTTGAAGGCTACACCGTTATTGTGGATAAAAGTACTGTACCTGTCGGAACTGCCCGCCAAGTGGCGAGAATCATCAGCGAGACAAATCCAGCAGCGGATTTTGATGTGGCTTCAAATCCTGAATTTCTCCGAGAGGGTGCGGCTATTGCTGATTTTATGCGTCCCGACAGAGTCGTCATAGGGATCGAGTCGGAACGTTCAGAGCAGGTATTACGGGAAATATATCAGCCACTGTACCTGCGTGATACGCCCATTGTTAGCACCACCATTGAGACAGCGGAACTGACAAAATATGCGGCAAACGCTTTTCTTGCCGTAAAAATAAGCTTTATCAACGAAATAGCTGCTGTCTGCGAGGCAGTAGATGCAAATGTAACAGATCTTGCCAAGGGAATCGGCATGGACGGCAGGATCGGCAGTAAATTCCTCCACCCAGGACCCGGTTACGGCGGATCCTGCTTTCCCAAGGACACCCTGGCCCTGATGCGCCTAGTTCAAGAATATGGTGAGAGTTTACGCATCGTCGAGGCAGCTGTAGAGGTCAATGCAGCGCAGAAGGCCCGAATGGTCAAAAAAATTAGAGATGCCCTCGGTGGTTCAGAAGCAGGAAAAACCCTCGCTGTACTCGGCCTTACCTTTAAACCAGAAACCGATGATATGCGTGATGCACCAGCTCTTACCATCCTGCCTGCCCTGTTAGAAAAAGGCGCTACTGTCCGAGCCCATGATCCAAAAGGAATGGAGGAAGCAAAAAAATACCTTCCAGAAGGTGTGGAATATTCGAGCGATGCTTATAATGCCTGCGAAGGAGCAGATGCTGTGGTACTGATGACAGAGTGGAATCAATACAGAGCCTTGGATTTTGAGAGACTCAAGAAAGGTATGAAAACGCCGATCTTTATTGATCTACGCAATGTGTATGATCCAACGAGCTTGAAAAATTTAGGCTTCAGCTACGTCGGCGTGGGGAGAAAGTAA
- a CDS encoding PxxKW family cysteine-rich protein, translating to MQTGNAVNYSDGPFQPIIEKCDGCDRVVEENSSQYCKTYVDPAAKWRLGICNFATHAKPEIEVVTVRVNPLKAAKRASSKRRG from the coding sequence ATGCAGACCGGCAACGCCGTAAATTATAGCGATGGTCCCTTTCAGCCGATTATAGAGAAATGCGACGGCTGCGATCGTGTCGTTGAGGAAAACAGCAGTCAGTATTGTAAAACCTATGTTGATCCGGCGGCAAAATGGCGCTTGGGTATATGTAATTTCGCCACCCATGCGAAACCGGAAATAGAGGTGGTAACAGTACGAGTTAACCCGTTGAAGGCGGCAAAACGGGCAAGTTCCAAGCGCAGAGGCTAA